A genomic stretch from Budorcas taxicolor isolate Tak-1 chromosome 15, Takin1.1, whole genome shotgun sequence includes:
- the LOC128059826 gene encoding olfactory receptor 491-like: MKFGNHTSVTEFILLGLTEDPTLCVIFFVVFLGIYAVTLVGNISIIILIRTCSQLHTPMYLFLSHLAFVDSGCTTSVTPMLLIGFLRQGVTITAAGCEAQLCFVVMFGSAECFLLAAMAYDRYVAICLPLLYSTHMSPRVCVLLVGASYLGGCVNAWTFASCLLILSFCGPNHINDFFCDFSPLLKLSCSDVSIIEIIPSISSGSILAFTVSVIALSYICILSTILKMHSTQGRYKAFSTCTSHLTAVTLYYGTITFIYVMPKSSYSIDQNKVLSLFYTVVIPMLNPLIYSLRNRDVKEALRNVSVRIYSLDLFLTFLMTYKFLFTSITLRSY, translated from the coding sequence ATGAAGTTTGGAAACCACACGAGTGTGACAGAATTCATCCTTTTAGGGTTAACAGAGGATCCTACACTTTGTGTCATCTTTTTTGTGGTATTTCTAGGAATCTATGCTGTCACCTTAGTAGGCAATATCAGCATAATTATTCTAATAAGAACCTGTTCCCAGCTTCACACCCCTATGTACCTTTTTCTAAGTCATTTGGCTTTTGTGGACAGTGGGTGTACCACATCCGTCACACCTATGTTGCTTATAGGATTCCTGAGACAAGGAGTGACCATCACTGCTGCTGGCTGTGAAGCTCAGCTGTGTTTTGTGGTCATGTTTGGGTCAGCTGAGTGCTTCCTGCTGGCtgccatggcctatgaccgctatgtggccatctgcttGCCCCTGCTCTACTCCACCCACATGTCCCCCAGAGTCTGTGTTCTCTTGGTGGGGGCTTCCTACCTGGGTGGGTGTGTCAATGCTTGGACATTTGCTAGTTGCTTACTGATTCTGTCTTTCTGTGGACCAAATCACATAAATGACTTTTTCTGTGACTTCTCCCCTCTGTTGAAACTTTCCTGCTCAGATGTCTCCATCATTGAAATTATCCCTTCCATCTCTTCTGGATCTATCCTTGCATTCACAGTGTCTGTCATAGCTCTCTCTTACATCTGCATCCTCAGCACCATCCTGAAGATGCACTCCACTCAAGGGAGATAcaaggccttctccacctgcacCTCTCACCTCACTGCAGTCACTCTCTACTATGGAACGATTACCTTCATTTATGTGATGCCCAAATCCAGCTACTCGATTGACCAGAACAAAGTGCTGTCTCTGTTCTACACAGTGGTgatccccatgctgaaccccctcATCTACAGTCTGAGGAACAGAGACGTAAAGGAGGCCCTGAGAAATGTAAGTGTCAGAATATATTCTTTGGATTTGTTCTTAACATTTCTGATGACCTATAAATTTTTGTTTACCAGTATCACACTTAGGTCCTACTAA